A genomic segment from Candidatus Cloacimonadota bacterium encodes:
- a CDS encoding integration host factor subunit beta, with translation MTKADLVKMVSEKTGIIRKDVAVVVDELLQSIKDSLIEGNHIEIRGFGTFRLKTRKARMGRNPKTEEKIPVPARTVPTFKFSREFKLSVMDLKIEE, from the coding sequence ATGACAAAAGCTGATTTGGTAAAAATGGTATCAGAGAAGACTGGCATCATTCGCAAAGACGTTGCCGTTGTGGTTGATGAGCTGCTGCAATCCATTAAGGACAGCCTCATCGAAGGCAATCACATCGAGATCCGCGGTTTTGGCACCTTCCGCCTGAAAACCCGCAAAGCCCGTATGGGACGCAACCCCAAAACCGAAGAGAAAATTCCCGTGCCGGCGCGCACAGTGCCCACCTTCAAGTTTTCTCGCGAGTTCAAACTCTCGGTTATGGATCTCAAGATTGAAGAGTAA